The DNA window ACGTCTAACTACATGATAATATCTATCCATATTGATCAAGTGATCTACCCATCTATCTATAAACAATAGATAAACAgacaatatatatatatatatatatatatatatgtgtgtgtgatgtgtgtatatgtgtgtgtatgtgtgcgtatgcgtttgtgtgtgtgtatgtgtatgtgtgtgtatgtgtatgtgtgtgtacgtgtgtgtatgtgtatgaaCAGTCCGTATTCATGCACAAAACTGCATCGATGTTCTGGATTTTGCGGAAGACGGGTGCGTCGCGAGAGTTACACGAAGAACAGCACTTGtttcgagaagaaaaagaacgaggCAGAATGGGAACGGAGCGCAACTCGCGAcgctctgcgtctcttgctGCCCAGGCACTTTCTGGCCCCCTTTCGAGAGATCTTTGTGTGACCTTCGCGCGGCAGCAGCAAACGTGAGACCGCGCTTCATGGCCGgctcggagaagaaacacttTCGCCTCCACTTTAAACCTTCGGCAGCCCCTCCTTGCCAAAGTTCCGTTTCTCAGACCAGGGAGATTTACCACGCAGCTGTGCGGGTGAGCGATCTGTATTGGGGGTTCGGAACTCGTTTTCCCCAGACCTAACGTGATCTCCTCTTTCCTAGTACCTGGACCGTCGAGAACAGAACTTCCACAGAAGCACGCCTGTGCACGCGCGCCGGCGTGCTGAAAAGAgatttctctcgctctgtgaTGTGTACATGCGTGCAGAGATTTACGCGTGCGCCTCTATCCAAGGACGTTTCAACCACGACACTGAACTTACGTAGGTGCCGATTCATTGCGTCGTCTGTTGCCACGAGGAGAAGGCCCTGAGCGTCTGCGTCGAGCTGCATGGGAAAGAAGAtgcctttcgtttcctcttgttcCTCCATTTCGCCTTCCACTGCTTCTCGCAGTTCTTTGCCGAGAAGCGTCGCCCCCTTTCCCCGTCCACGCCGAGGCGCGcaggctcctctctcctcccagAAGCCGGTTTGAattgcgcatgcacgcgaaaCGATTGCAGCGTCCAAGAGCGGTTGGAGCGCCGCGCGAACAGAAGGCCTGCcgttcgccgcctcgagggCCCAGCCAGGAGGCTTGGCGATCACGCACCAACGATCGGCGAGGGAATTGTGAACGAAGCGCAGCacggcgcctgccgcgcccGTTCGAGGCAAATAGCGCCGATCTTCGCACCGAAacaaaagcgaggaagcagacagagaggacggagaagaagatggagaagatgaagcgggagaagaagagggagaggaagaagagagagaagaagagaaaggggaagaagagacagaggaagaagagggggaagacgacagaggagatggagaagaagacggaaaaggagaggaagcagacggagcagaaggagacgcagaagaaggagacggagaagaaggagacggagaagaggaaatgCATGTGGCATTGTGGATGAGGCGCAGACGGGGACGAAGGTCATGGCTGGTGACCCCTGTCGGAGGTACATCAGACCAACTGGCAGCAgaggggagggaagaacgcgaagacgagggcgacagagaagacagagaggcaaggagagagagaggggaatACGCACAGGAGGAGGAATACGCACAGGCGACaggagggaggcgccgcgtcGGGCGTGCCCGCGTTCTCCGTTCCGaccagaggaaaggcgcagcagcgaccgagggcgagaactcaaaacagagagacgaagagagacacacatcAGCGGCCTGAGCCAGGCAAAGTcgggagggaggagaagcgagagattGCGGAAGACAGGACGCGTCAGCGGGAGAAGGAgcgggggaagaaaacgacgtgTGGGAgcggagggaagcgagagagcgcgggaCTGCGTTAGAGAGGAAAGTGAGCCTGCCTTCTTtccgaagagagaaggcagcggccGGGGAAGGCGCTCTCATGCTGGCACGGCGAATCCACATGACAAAGAGGAACTCGCGCGAAAAAGCGGATGCTCGACggaggaacgagaggagacgatgGAGGGGACAGAGTCTTGAGTTGGTCTGCGAACTGCCTCAGGCCGACCTCAATCGCACTTTACTCAcccgctgcctcgcgttttttggTCTTTTTGTGCCCCGGTCCCGGCCAGAGCTGCGACTGGAACCTTCCCACGACAGCCGAGAAACCCATTCTGTTCACTTGCGAGATCGTCGTGTTTGGGACCCACGCGGGGCCGAGCCATAGAAGCGAAGCGCACCGGCGGCGCGACCGGCGGGGGGAATCCATGCAGGCACGACGCCACACTCTCAGGCCCTCGTTCTCCACGGAAGAGTTGTTCCCTCTCACTGCATGCCACGTCGAGGGACTCGAGCGAAGACAACATTCcacttgttttctctcgtcgtccCTCGGGATTTTCACGCTTCACTCCGTAGGCACCTTCGGCCTCCCGCGTTTCGCCCCGGGTCCCTGATCTGCGTAAGGCGGGCCGAGTTAGGCTTCTGTACGTTTGCGTGCGCTTGCCTCCCCGAAAAGttcgctctttctttcgcaaAAGACGCGGCGGGGAAAGCGACGGCTGTCGTTTCGCTCTCAACAGGATCTGGATTGGACCCGGGAGGCGGTCTgccgtgcgtctctctggtgACCCGCTCCGCGAGAAACCAAGCGCTGACCGCGCCTCCCCTAAACGGCGTGGAAGTACAGAAAGGAACACTTTTCCCCggtgcgtttttctcctccaaAAAACGGGCGTCACTAagcgcgcgcgtcggcggcgtCTGTGCTGTGAATGCGTTCTGCAAAAATGTTAGACCGCTGCGGTCTAGCTACGAAAATGTGAGAGTTGACATCTGGACGACGCCTTTGCGTGCCCGAGGCGGGCGAACGGAGATGACGTTGTGTCCCATTTCAGAAACATTTTTTCCACAAAAAGTTCCTCAGAGGAGGGAGGGGACGGGGGAGAGCGCTGTCTCATCGGGACTTGGGAAGTTTTGCTCGACTTCGGATTTCCCATACCACGCGCGCGGAGGGAAatcgagagacacacagcgcCGATACATCGACAAAAAGACTCGGCGCTCCGGAAATCTACGaaaagaagctggagaaaaacgcatgcgtttGTGTCGGCGCAAACTCGGCGTCGCTCTCATCTACGGCCCACGCTGCTGCGCTGTTGCATAGTCGCTTCGCGCATCCATGAGAAacgcctttttctccgtttttcaaCCTCGAAGTACAAGATTTTTTGGTTCCTCGAAGTCTTGTCACTTCTCGTGAGTTTTTCCGCGCCGCTggacgcctcgccgtccaTTTCGGCGCAATTCTTGCGGTTTCTTGTTTCTTGTCCTGTGCCCGGTATTCCCGATTTTTTTTGCCGTCGTCTCGCATGTTTCGCAGTTACGGAGTTCTCGTTCCTCCCGCCACTTGGAATTCCCCGTCTGAACCAAccgcttttcctcgtttccattcttttttctcgctggtTCTGCGTCTCGGGCGGCTGGGAGCGCCCCACTGTTTTTACCTGTCTGAGAGGCGCCGTCGTGGGTCGCTTCGTCTTACGTTCATCAAGTAAGTTTACATTCTCCAATGTTTCCGTCCCTCCGCGTTGTtcgtcgcgttttttctttaATGCCAAACCTGGCCGCTGGGAACTCTGGTTTTCCCGCAGTTCCGTGTCGAGTGTGTTTTCCACCTTTCGTCCGTGAAAATGCCGATCAATCCCGAAGGCGGCTTCGAGACGGAGTTGGAGCGCGATCTCAGGATCAACCGGAAGCGTTACGCGTCTCGGGTGTACACGAACGCGAACAAGTTTCTTCTTGACGAGaagtttcgcgttttccactGCAAACGGTGCACCAGCCACGTGCTGATCACGGACGCGGATGTCGACGCAGCGCCGCGACGCCGCACGGACAACGCGCCTGTGTTCTGCCCCGACAAGAACCTCGTGAAGCTGCGGACGAAGCCGATCGCAGAGCCCGTCAAAGTGAAGAGGCTGAAGGGACTCGAGACGCAGTACTTGCATGCGTGCGCAGAGTGCGGCCAGCACGTGGCGTACCAGTCGGTGCCTCACGACAAGGGACAGAGCGTTCCGTTCGTCTACATCATTGAAACGGCTGTGATCTTCCCGAAAAAGGCCTTCAAACCTCGACTAAGATGCCGCGTTTGCGGATTCATTCCGCGAAACGAGCAACACTTTGAGGACcacaagcgcgagagaggacactGGGACCAAGACAGCGGAAACTTCCCGGCGACGGAAGAGCCGAACGACGCTCCCCTCAACCCAATCATTGTCGGGtaacgcgagagacaaaatgTCTGCGGGTATACCGACACTGCCGGCGTTCCTCCGCGAGCGCAAAACACgcggaaacacacagagTGTCCCCTCGGCccaggcgagggagaagaggcgcacaccggagacgaaacgcgcggCTGACGGAcgccggagaggcggcgagagaaagagagactcTCTCGTTGACGTGGGCGGCGTGCCCGTCTCCGATCTTTCCACTGTTCGCTTCCCAAGGCgtgagggcgaaggcgatgtgaaagacgagagcggaaaggagaggatctagaggcggcggaggcgacagaaccgccgagcgaagaaggcgagtcAGGcacagggaaaggagaaagaaggcaggcgaaaaGCCCTCGACAGCGGCATTgcgcaagaagaggagaatcAGGTAGAGGCAACCGCTCTCAAACTCCCGCTGTAGGCGACGCCCGGTCTAGAcgaaagacgggaagaaaggctttcagggggggggggggggttgcggcagagagactggggtagagagaaggagcggctGTCAGTGAAGGAGAGGAATGGAGTCGGCCGGGATTCCGCGTCAGGGAAGGGGCAtcttgtgtctctgcgcgagAGTGCTTTGCTGAactttttttttgtttttaCGATGCACAGACAGACAGCGCATGTGTCACTCCTTTTACCGTGTAGCacagcagaggcgcgcggggaaaagaagacgccggTGAAACCGAAACGCTGTGTCCCCCTTTGCCCCTCAAGCGCAGGGAAGGAacagaagggacagaagacgTGGAGCCCAGAGATGAAGTAGCGTTCTTTTACTTTCTCCATACGCTTTTCAAAACCAAGACTACGTCGTTCCCACTGAAAATTGGTGTGAAACTCTTAACGTGCAAAGTGGCCGTGGTTTGCCCGCTGGGCTGGGCGGCCTGCGCTACCAATTTTTTCCCCTaggactgcatgcaaaacgtTTTtcacgagagagactccgTTTTTCTGAGGGAAGCCTCCCTGCGAAAAGTGGAACAGAGCCGACCACGAGACAAAGGCGAGACCCGctttcttcagcttctccagAGGGGAGAACGCCTTTGTGGGACTGGCGAACTCGATGCACTAGTGTGCAAGCGCGACAAGCGTTTTTAGCGAATCTTATTTTGTCGCGCACCACCGAAACAGATcgcgcgaaggagaaaagcatGTACCTGCATAAGATCGTCTTTGTTGCTGTGTGTGGCGTGAGAAGAAACGCCGGGACagaaacaaggaagagaaacaagatACGCACTTGACAAGGTACCCGACGCCATGCCTGTTCGCGCTCTGTAggtcgcgaagaagggacgatCTGGGAAAAGCGCCAAACGCGAACCAGGCAGACTGCCCCGCCTTCACACGCGGTATTCTGCGCTTCATATGAGTGCACCCCGCGTGCGTCTTTCAAACATCCCAGAAATGGGCGTCGtcgtttcgtccttctcgacTTCTGCGACTGGAAGAGCCCCAGATGTTCTCGTTTGGTTCACGTCCACTTgggcgtttcctctgcccGCTGCGCGCACGCAGCCAAAAAGGCCGGAAAAAGACGCGTGTCCCGAGTTTCGAAAAAGCGACGGCGTCTCCGATTCGAGCTAGTCACCTCGCAAGGAAGCgaaagcagaaggaaagaggctCAGGAAAATCTTACTGGGAATAGCCACGGTGGCTGTCGCTGCCGAAACTGCCCGCGTTCCGGCCTTTCCACAGGGAAGAGCGCCTGTCCTTGGAAGTCCATGGACCTGCGCGAAGaggacaggcgaggaaggtgaaggaaagcgagggaTGGAGAGCactcgagaggaaaagaagaaacgccaGCACACAGCGGAAATAACGAAACGGAtaggagaagacagcagaaaatGGAACGACCTAGAGAGCAAGACACACGGGCGAAACCGGAGAATCAGCGTTAAGAGACACGCAAGGAAACCGAAGGCACCCCGATcggtgtgtgcatgcacaacgCGTGTATAACTGtggaaacagcgagaagTCAGAAGAAGCGTTGCCATagttcgctttcttctctgcgttctctcccAGTGTGAACACGGAGAACTGAAGGAGTGACGAGCCGGCGGCTCTCCAGCTACAAGATCGCACAGCGCACCGTCGAAACACTGTCAGCGTTTTCTCGGTTGTGGGGTGCCGGAAAGGGGTGTTTCAGAAAGAAGCTGTCCGACCGAAGCTGTTCACAATCGCCCTGTCCTTCCCGCCCTTGGTttctgcctcgttctctccctctgcccGCTCTGAGCCTGCTGTCGTCCTCTTTGCCGCTGCTTCGTCACGTTATCGGCGTGCGCCTTCTGCCGTCGGTCAGTCTCACTTGTGTGGCGGCCTCGATGGTTccctgcgcgcctctcgctgtttcgAGACGAAAACGTTTCCTGAACATCGTACCTTTTCTGGAGCCGTCGAAGTCGCTGCCGCTACGCCGATACCTGCTGGTGCTCGAGCCTCCGCGGCCGAAAAAATGAGGCAGGTTCCGCTCTCCGGCGTTCTCGTTGACGAGCGGAGTCAGCAGGTGCTCGGCCCTCGACATTGCCACTACTCTCACGTGCTCAGCCTGAAAACACAAAGACGTCCTTTCATTGCTCTTAAACGACGAGACGGCCACTGTCGCACATCTGACTCTTTGTCTCCCGCTATGcacctatacatatatacctatatatatatatatatataatgcatgcgtgtgcgcgcgcctccacaCAATGACATGCGTACAACCTACACTTGACCCGTGTGGTGAAGTCAGTGTG is part of the Neospora caninum Liverpool complete genome, chromosome II genome and encodes:
- a CDS encoding os07g0295200 protein, related produces the protein MPINPEGGFETELERDLRINRKRYASRVYTNANKFLLDEKFRVFHCKRCTSHVLITDADVDAAPRRRTDNAPVFCPDKNLVKLRTKPIAEPVKVKRLKGLETQYLHACAECGQHVAYQSVPHDKGQSVPFVYIIETAVIFPKKAFKPRLRCRVCGFIPRNEQHFEDHKRERGHWDQDSGNFPATEEPNDAPLNPIIVG